TCCGACCGTACAGAGCGATGCTTGCGCCCGAAAATACTTTCGTTTTGGTCATCAGGCTTTGCGGAAAGCTATAAGCCAAATTCACGTCTCTGAGTTTAATGAACCAGGCTTTGTTGACGAAGTTCTCAGAGATCAAACGGTAATTATCCACCCAAAGTGAGTATTCCGGTTCGCGAACTTTCACCGTCGTATTAGGCGTCACAGAGCCATCCGCATTCAGAATGGCCGAGTTAGGAAATATCTGATCCAGACGATTATCGGTCCATTTTCCGGAACCCGTGAACGTCATCTGACGTCCTAAGTCACTGTACATATAGTTGCCGCCGCGGTATTCAAAGTTGAACGTAAAAGAGAAATCACCGTAGTTCATTTTTGAGCCTAAGCCCACAATATGACGCGGCAAGGTTCCGCCTCTCGGCGACAGCGTGGTCTGACGTAACGGATAACCCGTAGTTGGGCTAACCAAACGTTGGCCTGATCCATCAGGTGCGTACTGATACCCGTCGGTTTTCAGCATGGGGAAACGTGAGCCTTTGATGACGTTGGTGCTGGCGTAAGCATAGCCACTGACAAAAAATTCATCAATGCCCGGATATAGGTCGACGACCTTATTATCATTGTAAGAATACCGAACGCTCGCATCCCATGCAAATTTACCGCTGCCTCTGACGATCAGGTATTTCAATTCTGCTTCATATCCCCAGTTTTTGGTTTCACCCACGTTGATCAGCAGGTTCGAGAAGCCCGTCGTGTTGGGCACTTTTACCGTAATTACCTGTCCTTTAGAAGTTTGTGAATAGGCAGACACATCTATATTTATACGATTATTAAATAATTGAAACTCTCCGCCGATTTCGGAAGAATAGACAGTCTCCGGTTTTAAGTTAGCATCCGGCAGCGTATTTCCGACGGTCAGTCCGACGGTATTTCCAAAAGGAAAGTTAGCGCCGTTATTATAGACCAAATCCAGTCCATACAGCGGAATGTTATCATTGGCATTTTTGTTAAGGTTCACCCGCAACTTAGCATAATTCAACACGCTGCTTTTGATGGCAGGGAAGGCATCGGTAGCAATGAACGAAAGGGCCACGCCATAATAAGGATATGACCAGAAATCTTTCGGACGGGTCGGTTTGTAGAAAAGCGACGTTTGGTCGTACCGGAAAGTACCGTTCAGAATCAACCAGTTTTTGTAATTGGTGGTTAAATCGGCGTAATACCCTACACGGCGCTGCAACGAATTTCCTTCTCCCCCCGTCAATTCTCCCTGACGGTTGGCTACGTTGTATACACCGGGTACCACTACCGAACTTGAGCCGATGGTGATTTCCTTTAAAAAACGCTGATACACACTGTGACCCAGAATCAATGTATTGGCAAACGGCCCGAGGTCTTTAGTCAGCCGTATCTGGAACTCGTTATTGATGACGTTTTCGGTCTTTGAGTAATCCCCTACGGCACCCAGGTTATCGGTAATGGCCCGGTAGATGCCCGTACCGTCGCCTTCTCTGTAAAACGGTGCCGGAATAAACGATTTGGTTTTTGCCCAGTCAGAATACAAAAATTTAGCAACCGTATTTTTCTGCGTACGTGAGTTGTTCATTACCCCCAAACGGTTCGTAATTGACATCCACGGTGCCGCTTTATAGGTCAAGTTCAGGTTGCCGCTGATGTTGGCATCCCTGTATTTCTGGCGGTTATTGTCTGCGTTGAAATACGGGTTGTTGTAATAATCATTAAAGAATCCGTTAGGATTGGCAAATTTGTTGTTTTGCCAGTCGCGCAGATCATTTAGGGGCAAGTGGGCAGGCTGGTTAATAACATCGTCATAAAAATTAGCACCGGTACGGTTGTAGTCTGCCTGCGTATAGCCGGCGGTAAAGCCGGCGGTCAGTTTATCATATTCTCTGGTTGCCGACAAACGAGCGCCTGTCCGTTCGCTTTTATCTCCCGGAACAATACCCTGAATTTTCTGGTTTTCCATCGACATATAAAACGAGCTGTTGTCGTCTCCACCCTGAAAATTCACCTGATTGTTCATGGAGATACCGGTATCAAAGCTTTTCAAGCGTCCGTTTTTTACGGGGGCGTAAGGCAAAATATACTGACTGCCATCCTCCGCCGTACGCCCTACCATCCGCATGGAGCCATCATAGGCATCACCAAACTGCTGGTTTTCGTACGTACGCCAGTTTTGTTGTGAACGAAACACCGGATCAGGATTATAACCGGCGGAGCCAAAGGCCGGATAATAATGCGAACCTGAGCCGTATTTTTCCTGGAACTGCGGCAAAAAGCTTATTTGATCAAAGTTGGTGCTGTTGGAATAGCCTACCTTGATCTTTCCTTTCGTGCCTCTTTTCGTAGTAATGATAAGCGCCCCATTGATACCGGCCGAGCCATACAGCGTAGCGGCCTGTCCGCCTTTCAGGATGGATACGCTTTCGATGTCGTTGGGATTGATCAATGCCAATACCGTAGAAGTGGTCTGCATTCCGTCCAATACTACCAGTGCTTCGTTGTTTCCCGTTAAAGAGCGGAAACCGCGCAATACGATCTTCACCGAAGGATCCACGCTGTTGTTGACGTTATAAACGGCCAAGCCGGTTACTTTGCCTGAAAGCGCCTGCGCCAACTGGGGCGAGCGCCCTACGGTTACATCATCCGTGTTGACTTTGGAGTAGGCATAGCCGATCTCACGTTGATTCTTACGGATTCCCTGCGCCGTTACCACTACCTCCTGAAGCTGAGAAGCATCGGGCACTAATTGTACATTCAGTACATTTTCAGTATCAACGGTGATTTCCTGAGTAGCGAAGCCGATAAAACTGAAAACTAATTTGGAATTGGCAGGAACAGTGATCTTGTAGCTTCCATCCCCCTCGGTCGTGGTACCTCGTGTTGCTCCTCGCAGTGTGACGTTGACGCCGGGAAGCACCGAACCATCATCTGCTGCCGTTACTTTACCCGTAATGGTGCGATCCTGGGCAAATAACGAGAGGCCACAGAATAGCATAGCTACTGCGGCCGGCAGTGTAAACCTTCTTTTCATACTTGCAATTTTTAGTTTAGATTGAGAATATTAAGTCAAATATATACCATTAAGAACTCATTTTAGGTATATCAATATACCTAAAATTACAAATTTGCGACATAATATACCTTTTTGAATACAAAAGGCCGCTCTTTGGAGCTACCTCTGTTTCGGTATACGTTAAGCGTCCCTCCCTTGATTACCTTATCCCAAATGACTTTTACCAACGGCATTCGAGTTTTTGAATCAGTTTTCTTCCGGCCGGTTGCCGACAACTATATTTTACCCCATTCTGCTATCAGTGCCTGTCCGGCCATTTCGTGAAACAGAGGATCTTTGGTAGGTAGATACATCCAACAGGACTATTTTTGATTGTTACCGTCCTGAAATTTCTCCTGAATGCCGACTTTATTTTCAGCTTCTTTCCATGACACAAAACAATTGAATCAATACCGATAATGAGATGTGTAATTAGGTATTCAAAAATTCTTCTGCAATAAGTTTGACGATTCAGTTGTTTTTCATTTACTTTGTAAAACAAAGTTCTTTTAAAAAAATGAAAAATAAAATTTTCCTTTTGGCACTTTTATCAGCGGTAGGAGTTGTGATGTTGACGGGACGAATTGCCATTACAGGTTCATGGGAACACTCCGGTTTATTCTGGAATTTATTTTTGGCGTGGCTTCCCTTAGGGTGTACATTTATTACCCGTCACTATTGGCAACACAGGGGTATGAATATCTATGGGCTTGGGGTGGGCTTCCTGCTCTGGTTGTTGCTTTTTCCCAATGCACCCTATTTGATTACCGATCTGATTCACCTCAAAGAAGTCCCTGATTCTTTACTGTGGTACGATGCATTGATGAGTTTTTCATTTGCACTCACGGGCTTGCTTACCGGATTTTATTCCGTTTTGATCATTCACCGGCTAATCGAACAATGCACCAACCGCAGTATGGCTTGGGTAATTATGGCGGGTTGTTTGATATTATGCAGTTATGGCGTTTATTTGGGGCGTTTTGGGCGTTGGAACAGTTGGGATGTATTGACCAACCCTTTTTCGTTGGTCCGATATAGCCTGTCCAATTTGCACAATCCGGTAGCGATAAAGCTGACCATTACATTTTCATTAGCCATGCTTATTATGTATACGGCCTTTTGGCTTTATACCTTAAAGGCCAAGAGCAGATAAAACAGGGAAATAACCTTTACGAAGAGCCGGTGGAACACTATGATTAACGTACGCAAAATGCTCCGCAGTTTTAGCTATGCCACGGAAGGGGTTTTCGCACTGTTCAGATACGAAAACAACGCCCGCTTTCACTTATTGGCCGCGTTGACGGTGCTCATTGCAGGCAGTTTCTTAAGACTTAATTACCTGGAGTGGGTCATTATCAGTATTGTGATTGGGGGTGTTTGGGCAGCAGAAGCGTTTAATACGGCGATTGAAAAAGTGTGTGATATGATCTCTCCCGACATTCATCCTCAAATCAAAGCCATCAAAGATCTGGCGGCAGCGGGAGTACTGATCATGGCCTGTACGGCGGCGTTTACAGGAATTATTGTTTTTGGCAAAGCGATTCTAACACTATTCTACTTTACTTTTTAATCATCATGGATTCTCAACACGATTCGATTCAGGCCCTTGCCGAAATTCGAGATTTGATGCATCGATCATCTAAATTCCTATCTCTCAGTGGATTGTCAGGCATTTCGGCAGGTATCACTGCTCTTATCGGTGCTTCTGTAGCGTATTTAAAGCTGAAAACCGATGCATTTAATTATGAAAGTAATGAACACATAACCGCACTCACCCGGCGGGATATGATCGAATTTATTCTGATAGACGGCAGCATCGTATTAACGGTGGCATTGCTGTTCGGCGTTTTTTTTACCATTCGTAAAGCCCGTAAATTGGGCCAAAGCATTTGGAATCCTATCTCCCGGCGGCTCTTGGCGAGTTTATTAATTCCATTGATCACGGGCGGTATTTTTTGTTTGGCAATGTTTTACCGCAATATGCTGTGGGTAAGTTTTCCGGCCACTCTTATCTTTTATGGATTAGCACTGTTAAATGCCAGTAAGTACACCGTGCGAGACTTGGAATATTTAGGGATTCTGGAGGTGATTTTAGGTTTGGTTTCTTTATTTTTGACCGGCTATAACCTTTTGGTTTGGGCGTTTGGATTCGGTGTATTGCATATTGTTTATGGTACACTGATGTATTTGAAATATGAAAGAGTCGTACCTCATTCATAAGACACTCTTTTACAGACAATTATTAATTAATAACGAATGCTCGAACATTTCAACAAAGCCTTTGAGAGCAAAGCGCGACTGGGAATCATGTCGGTGTTGATGGTCAATGAGTCATTGAGTTTTAATACACTCAAAGAGTTACTCAACCTCACCGACGGAAATCTGGCAACCCATCTGCGCGCGCTTGAAGAACAGGGGTATCTTATTGTTCAGAAACAATTCATAGGCCGAAAACCGAATACTACTTACGGTGCCACCTCCGAAGGCCGTCAAGCTTTCAGCAATCATCTCAATGCCCTGGAGGCGTTCATTCGCACCGGACAATACTAATACGTACCTCCAACTTTCCGAATCACGATTGACGGCCTTGCAGCTTTTTCAAAACCACAGCCCATTCTTCAGGCACATACCATAAACAATGCCTGACACCGAAGTATCAGGTATTGTAATGATTTAGGTATCTCTTATTGTCCTTCCAGTGGAATCAGTATACCGACAGAGCCCTGAATGTTACGCACAAAACTCTTGTTATTGTTTGGCAAATCATTATTATCATTGCCTAATCCGTAGTAGTAACGGCCTTCGATCAACAGTTGCGCTCCACTCCCTCCTAAGCCCAGTGCAATTCCTGCCCCACCTACTGCACCATATTCTATGCGAGGGTCCCCCTTTTCAAACTTACGCTCTGATTTTATGGTCTGTCCGTTAAGAACATCTTTTGTTTTAACATTGAGGTCATAGCTTCCAAAGCCTCCGCCATTAACAAAAAACCTAAACGACTCCCCGCCGAAGGCAAATTTGAGCAATACCGGTACTGTTATCGTATTAATTGTTGTTTGAGAAGATTTGGTAACCTGCCCTATTGCAGTTGTTAATTTACTTCCCACCTGCGAATATAAAATTTCGGGCTGAATCGAAAATACTTTACCGCCCAAACTCAAAATGAGACCGCCATGATAGGCCGGTATCGGATCAGGGGCTGGAACGGAATTGGAAAGTATAGACGGAACCGAATAGTTACTATAATTGGCACCTCCCCGCAAACCTATTTTAAACCTCAAGCCATCTTCTTCGGCTGCCGCCGTTGCTTTAGGTACAGGAGCCCGCTTTTGAACGGTTTGAGGTTTTGTTTGGACGGCCGAAGGTTTCGTCGTGGTTTTAGACTTTGAGGGCTGCGAGGCGGGCTTCTTGTTGGTATTGCCATGCAGCTTATCATATTGCTCCTGCATACTTTGCGTAGGCTGGACAGGCGGGGTCGATTGCGCAAAAAGACGGGTAAACGCAGCACTTAGCATCAACGCTGCACATAAAACCGGTAGAAGGAATTTGTTCATTGACAAAAATATTACGGTGCTTTTTGTAAAGTAACGGTTTTTGAAACACAAAATTTGCTGATTATTCCCATATTTTTTAAGGTGGCAGTACTGTTTTATGATAGGTGTTTCTACGTGTTTTCACTTAAAATCAATCCTCAAAATAATTTTATCAGGTACTTTTTGCCCATTTCTTATGCCGGGCTCCCATGCATCTCCATTTTTGACGATGCGTACTGCCTCTTCAAAAAGTTGTGTATTTACTTTTTTTACATTCTCAAAATTCCCCATTTCCCCCAAAGAAGTCAAGATAAAAGCAAGCCTGACTTCTCCCCTCGGTGCCTGAGGGTTTTGTTCAATATAGGATTTAGCGGCGTTTTTCAGGTAGCTTCTATACTTTTGCCAGCCATTTTTAGGACTCACTTCCCGGGTCGTTATTGTAGGAATGTCTTGCCTACCGATGACCACCACTTCACTCAACGCCTGTGCGTCTTCTTTTAAAACAATGGGACCAATAATGGAATCATTGACGGTCATCTGTTTTTTCTCAAAACCAACGGACGTAACCGTGATTTCGTCGCCCTTATGTACATTGGGCAACACAAAATTACCCAGCGCATCGGTACTGACACCCGACAATTGGTTTTTTATCTGTAGCGCAACCCCGGGCAATACCTCCTGATTATCAGCCAATACTCTGCCGCGAACGGTAAAAACGTCTTCCTTATTAAATGCGCTGAAGGCGCTTCTTTTGGATAATGCCGCCGATGCATCGACCATTCTATCAGACATGCGGGCCTTGGCGACGGCGTTTTGCCCTGAATCCGGGGAAGATATGGGTGTGGCAGCCGTCGCCGGTGCAGGAGTTTCATTTCTTTTTTCTTCTAATGCTATGGTCGGCAACGGTTCCTCTGCCGGTTGTTGCATTGCCGCCTTCGGTACCGCAACGGCTTGGGGAACCAAAGCTACAGGCTTACCGGCGGGCGGTTTTGGCACTGCTGCCAACGAAGGTGACGCTTGAAACGGTTGGTTATCAGCCGTGTTCGGCACAGCTTCAGGTTGAATCACGGGCGCAGGTCGTTGCAGCGCAATAGTTGATGAAAACTGTTCTGCCGGTTCTTCCTTTTGAGTAAACCACCAACTCAATCCTACCGCAAGCACTACTGCCGCAGCACCGGCATAATAGAAAGGAATCAGCCTGTGCTCGTTTTTTCGTACTCTTTGATGAAGTCTTTGGCGCAAATCATTCAGCGCTGCTTTCTCATCAATATTCTCTTTTTTTAACGCCAGCAACCCCTCAACGGCATCGTCGGTCTGCTCACTTTGCAGTGCCGCTTTTTCTACCCCATGCTGCTCAGCGGGCGTTAATTCTCCCGCTGCATAACGCCGCAGCTGTTCATGAGAAGGTTGGATATGTTTTGAATGTTTAGCCATGTTGTTTGCCCTCCATGCACAATTTCAAATTTCGCTTGCCGTTTTGGAGATAACTTTTGACTTTGGTGATGGCGAAGCCCGTTTGCTCGGCAATCTGTTGATAACACAACTGTTGGAAATAAAACAATTCAATGCTGCGACGCTGTTCATTCGCAAGGGTTTGCAGACAATCGCCCAAATCGTTCAATTGATGCTCAATTTCCCAATCTTCCTTTTCGGGCGGCTCGGCCACAACATTTTCGTAAGCTTCCTGCTCAAAGAGTCCTTCATCGCCCACAGAGACCCGTTTTTTACGGAGTTGCATGAGGCAATAATTCCGCGCCACGCTGTGCAGCCAACTTTTAAAATGTTGGACCTCGTACGTTTTCAGATCCGTGATCAACTGCTCAAACACCTGCATCACCGCGTCTTTGGCTTCGTCTTCTTCCCGCAAATACTGAAAACACACCGCAAAGACCATATCCATGTGGCGCTCGTACAATTCTCCCAAGCCGGTCAGATCACCCGTGCGGCGATAGTCCGACAGGTATTCGGCATCCGTGAGGGTAGCTTTGCGACGAAATACTTTCAGAAACAAAGGATAAAAGTGTTTTGAACCGAAAAATAATAAACTGCAAAAGGTAAAATGTAAAAGTGTTTTAAACTAAAAAATGATGAACCGCTCGGGCGTCGCAGCGGGTACGCCATTGCGGGTCTCGTAAAAAGGTAAAAGTTCGAAACGGGAACAGCCTTCCATTGAAAGATGCTTTTGATGATAGATGCAGGACTTGTGCTATTTCCATAAAAAAAATAAATATTTTTATGGAATCCGGGCAGGCGTTGCATCCAATGGTTGAAACTAAAAAATGACAACCATGAAAACAAAACTCTTTTGCTTGATTTTTAGTGCATTGACCCTTTACGCCTGCGCTCAATCCAAGTCCGTGACCATAACGGGAACCGTTTTGGAGGAAGGCACGCAGGTGCCGCTGGCCGGTGTAAGTATCTTTGTCAAAAACACTAAAAAAGGCACCGTTACCGATGCCAAGGGACATTATTCCCTCCAAGCCAAAACAGATGAA
Above is a window of Runella slithyformis DSM 19594 DNA encoding:
- a CDS encoding SusC/RagA family TonB-linked outer membrane protein; this translates as MKRRFTLPAAVAMLFCGLSLFAQDRTITGKVTAADDGSVLPGVNVTLRGATRGTTTEGDGSYKITVPANSKLVFSFIGFATQEITVDTENVLNVQLVPDASQLQEVVVTAQGIRKNQREIGYAYSKVNTDDVTVGRSPQLAQALSGKVTGLAVYNVNNSVDPSVKIVLRGFRSLTGNNEALVVLDGMQTTSTVLALINPNDIESVSILKGGQAATLYGSAGINGALIITTKRGTKGKIKVGYSNSTNFDQISFLPQFQEKYGSGSHYYPAFGSAGYNPDPVFRSQQNWRTYENQQFGDAYDGSMRMVGRTAEDGSQYILPYAPVKNGRLKSFDTGISMNNQVNFQGGDDNSSFYMSMENQKIQGIVPGDKSERTGARLSATREYDKLTAGFTAGYTQADYNRTGANFYDDVINQPAHLPLNDLRDWQNNKFANPNGFFNDYYNNPYFNADNNRQKYRDANISGNLNLTYKAAPWMSITNRLGVMNNSRTQKNTVAKFLYSDWAKTKSFIPAPFYREGDGTGIYRAITDNLGAVGDYSKTENVINNEFQIRLTKDLGPFANTLILGHSVYQRFLKEITIGSSSVVVPGVYNVANRQGELTGGEGNSLQRRVGYYADLTTNYKNWLILNGTFRYDQTSLFYKPTRPKDFWSYPYYGVALSFIATDAFPAIKSSVLNYAKLRVNLNKNANDNIPLYGLDLVYNNGANFPFGNTVGLTVGNTLPDANLKPETVYSSEIGGEFQLFNNRINIDVSAYSQTSKGQVITVKVPNTTGFSNLLINVGETKNWGYEAELKYLIVRGSGKFAWDASVRYSYNDNKVVDLYPGIDEFFVSGYAYASTNVIKGSRFPMLKTDGYQYAPDGSGQRLVSPTTGYPLRQTTLSPRGGTLPRHIVGLGSKMNYGDFSFTFNFEYRGGNYMYSDLGRQMTFTGSGKWTDNRLDQIFPNSAILNADGSVTPNTTVKVREPEYSLWVDNYRLISENFVNKAWFIKLRDVNLAYSFPQSLMTKTKVFSGASIALYGRNLFTIVDKMNFYTDPEYSFTTGNGLGINNTNQTPPVRQYGVNINLTF
- a CDS encoding DUF1361 domain-containing protein; translated protein: MKNKIFLLALLSAVGVVMLTGRIAITGSWEHSGLFWNLFLAWLPLGCTFITRHYWQHRGMNIYGLGVGFLLWLLLFPNAPYLITDLIHLKEVPDSLLWYDALMSFSFALTGLLTGFYSVLIIHRLIEQCTNRSMAWVIMAGCLILCSYGVYLGRFGRWNSWDVLTNPFSLVRYSLSNLHNPVAIKLTITFSLAMLIMYTAFWLYTLKAKSR
- a CDS encoding diacylglycerol kinase family protein, with protein sequence MLRSFSYATEGVFALFRYENNARFHLLAALTVLIAGSFLRLNYLEWVIISIVIGGVWAAEAFNTAIEKVCDMISPDIHPQIKAIKDLAAAGVLIMACTAAFTGIIVFGKAILTLFYFTF
- a CDS encoding membrane protein, translated to MDSQHDSIQALAEIRDLMHRSSKFLSLSGLSGISAGITALIGASVAYLKLKTDAFNYESNEHITALTRRDMIEFILIDGSIVLTVALLFGVFFTIRKARKLGQSIWNPISRRLLASLLIPLITGGIFCLAMFYRNMLWVSFPATLIFYGLALLNASKYTVRDLEYLGILEVILGLVSLFLTGYNLLVWAFGFGVLHIVYGTLMYLKYERVVPHS
- a CDS encoding winged helix-turn-helix domain-containing protein; amino-acid sequence: MLEHFNKAFESKARLGIMSVLMVNESLSFNTLKELLNLTDGNLATHLRALEEQGYLIVQKQFIGRKPNTTYGATSEGRQAFSNHLNALEAFIRTGQY
- a CDS encoding porin family protein; its protein translation is MNKFLLPVLCAALMLSAAFTRLFAQSTPPVQPTQSMQEQYDKLHGNTNKKPASQPSKSKTTTKPSAVQTKPQTVQKRAPVPKATAAAEEDGLRFKIGLRGGANYSNYSVPSILSNSVPAPDPIPAYHGGLILSLGGKVFSIQPEILYSQVGSKLTTAIGQVTKSSQTTINTITVPVLLKFAFGGESFRFFVNGGGFGSYDLNVKTKDVLNGQTIKSERKFEKGDPRIEYGAVGGAGIALGLGGSGAQLLIEGRYYYGLGNDNNDLPNNNKSFVRNIQGSVGILIPLEGQ
- a CDS encoding carboxypeptidase-like regulatory domain-containing protein, whose amino-acid sequence is MAKHSKHIQPSHEQLRRYAAGELTPAEQHGVEKAALQSEQTDDAVEGLLALKKENIDEKAALNDLRQRLHQRVRKNEHRLIPFYYAGAAAVVLAVGLSWWFTQKEEPAEQFSSTIALQRPAPVIQPEAVPNTADNQPFQASPSLAAVPKPPAGKPVALVPQAVAVPKAAMQQPAEEPLPTIALEEKRNETPAPATAATPISSPDSGQNAVAKARMSDRMVDASAALSKRSAFSAFNKEDVFTVRGRVLADNQEVLPGVALQIKNQLSGVSTDALGNFVLPNVHKGDEITVTSVGFEKKQMTVNDSIIGPIVLKEDAQALSEVVVIGRQDIPTITTREVSPKNGWQKYRSYLKNAAKSYIEQNPQAPRGEVRLAFILTSLGEMGNFENVKKVNTQLFEEAVRIVKNGDAWEPGIRNGQKVPDKIILRIDFK
- a CDS encoding RNA polymerase sigma factor; protein product: MFLKVFRRKATLTDAEYLSDYRRTGDLTGLGELYERHMDMVFAVCFQYLREEDEAKDAVMQVFEQLITDLKTYEVQHFKSWLHSVARNYCLMQLRKKRVSVGDEGLFEQEAYENVVAEPPEKEDWEIEHQLNDLGDCLQTLANEQRRSIELFYFQQLCYQQIAEQTGFAITKVKSYLQNGKRNLKLCMEGKQHG